TaaaaagcgatgggttagaagaagcctacataaccaacccataaagtaaaatgtaacatccatatatggtcagctatgtaaactttaacattgatttatcctgcaatagatgtcgttcaattggtaagatagatttttgtcttcttctaatgcctcttaaggggaaagtaatctaaaagtaactgaatgtaatcagatgaCATTACtaagtttgggtaatccaaaagttatgttactgattacagttttggacaggtaactgtaacggattacatttagaaagtaacctacccaacctcGCCAACCACTTGGTTTCCAggtcacggaggagagaggagggagggtggaggatggacttttgtccaaatgagaaaaggccTGAGTGTTGTGTCAGTTTTATTTGTTATAGAAGCTTTTGCAGTATGATATATTTTCTTGACCTTATGTAATGTGTAGtggattttaaaaatatatattgaaaGTAGTCTGTTTTCTGTGCATTAGGCTTGCAAAGTTCTATGCAATAAATGTTTTAGGTGATCAAAATAAACACTATACAGGTTGAAGGTTTTGGGCATACTCCAATCATTCCAGAAAGCAAATAATAGCAGCCAAAACACATATAATACTTTTAACACATTaaaaacatacacaaacacacacataccaaaaGTTTTGGTAATTACTCATGTTTCTTATTCGCGACAAACTCCTAATTGAAATGTGATTGAAATCTACTGTAGATGGGAAGGGAGCTGCAGAGGCGGTCTCTCTCGCCAGTGCTCTGTGCAGTTGTCTGGACCATGCTCTCCTGTGGCATCTTGCTGGCTTTCTGCTTCCTGCTCTTCACCCTGCGCTTCAAGAACAACaggtacatgcacacacacatacacacatatacacaaacacacgttTAAAAGGATATGCACTTGCTCAAATCGATAGACAGGCTTGAACagttttacctttattttgttgatgtgtgtgtgtttctctctctctgtctcaggatAGTGAAGATGTCCAGTCCTAACCTTAATGTACTGACTCTGTGTGGAAGTATCCTCACCTACAGCAGTGGCTTCCTATTTGCTTTTGAGGAACGCATCCACCTACAAGGGGCAGGAGCGAGAGCAATACTCCAGGTAAGACACACCCACTACCCTGCTACACTCTTCCTCTCCACTCTCAAAACAACACGCTCTGTGTAGCGGGTAGAATGTCACATTGACGCGATGCTGATGGCAAAGCAACACAACGCTTATAGTGGAGCTGAagtatcacacagacacacacagacacacacatacacatgcacacacagacatacacattgTTCTGATGATGCCATATTGTGTGATATTATGGGGTGTTACTGTGTTGTATCCTAGGCCCGGATCTGGACGTTGTGTCTTGGCAGCACTCTGGTATTTGTGCCCATCCTGGGGAAAACATGGCGGCTCTACAGAGTATTCACCCAACGTGTTCCTGACAAGAGAGTGGTAAGCAGGCTgctcctctcactctgtctctctggtcgaagtgtgtgttgtggtgttgtaacTCATGTCACTCCTcctttgtgtgcgtgtgtttagaGGGTGGAGGGTAAAGGCTTGTATTAAAGGATCTGTGTGTCATAGAGTGTatgtgctgcatggtgtattaatGAACTCTGTGTGTTTCAGATCATCAGAGACATCCAGTTGATGGGCTTGGTATCTCTGTTGATTCTGGTGGACCTGCTGGTTCTCACCGCCTGGAGTCTAACCGACCCGGTCAAATGTGCACGGTCCATTGGGGCTGTGGTCAAGGTGGTGGAGAGGGACATGTCCTACTCTCTGTCTCAGCTGGACTCTTGTTCCTCTCTCTACTCAGACCTGTGGCATATCCTCCTCGTCGTGATGAAGGTAAAGCATACAACTGGGAGAAATACTCAGATAAACATAAGAGAACAAATAGTTGCTGTTTCCCCTGAGTTTGTGTTGGTTTGTCATGGTAAACATGTCATGAACATTATGTGGTTGTGTTGCGGTCTCTCCAGGGTGGCCTGCTCCTGTATGGGACCTACCTGGCTGGTCTCACCAGCAACGTCAGCCTCCCTCCGGTCAACCAGTCCCCCACCATCATGACCGCGGTCAGCCTGGTCACCCTGTCCACGGCGGTGGCGGTCCCGGTGTCGCGGTTCCTGCAGGCATGGCCCAACGTGGTCTATAGTATGGTGGCTGGAGCCATCTTCATCTGTACCCTCGCCACCAACTGTATGCTTTTTGTACCTCAGGTGAGAAAGACAGTTAGCGCACATCACTAGGGGTCTGCCGAGTACGCTGACAAAACGAGTATTGTAACGGATATGGAGAATATTCCGAATATCTAATTATCTGTGATCGGAAATAAAGTTATTTTCAGCTGCCAGCATGCATTTCTCTTTCACTAAAACAGTGTGAGAGGCTGTCTGCTCTAAACAACTATTGCCTAGTTTTCCTGTCAGTAAAATACCGGTTGAGCCTGCTACAACAATTGGAATAGAACAAGCCATATAACAAGCCCAATGCTTTCTTGCTATTATTATTTATTCTGGACCAGACATGTTTACAGAGCGACAGATCATTAGAAAATAAAATGACAAGTGTAGATTGTTTTTTTGATTGTACAAATGTTGTGGCATAAGTGTCAGGGGAGAAGTTTTGCTCCTCTGTAAAGATAAACAGTACATGGGGCAAGGGAATTAGCCTATCTTCatctaaatctgtgtctggaataaatGCAGGCAGTAGTAGCCAGCCATGTATTAGGCATGTTTTTTTTGCCTATTTTGTTGATAATTGAAAAGGACTAAGTAAGAAAATCATGTACATTTTCATCTGTCGGGGTCGTATAAATCTTCTTATGgcttaacgggatcgatatgacaacagcaagtgaaagtgcagggcgccaaattcaaacaacagaaatctcataattaaaatacctcaaacatacaagtatcttataccattttaaaggtaatcttgttgttaatcccaccacagtgtccgatttcaaaaaggctttacagcgaaagcaccaacaaacgattatgttaggtcaccgacaaatcacagaaaaacacagccatttttacagccaaagacaggagtcacaaaaaagcagaaatagagataaaatgaatcactaacctttgatgatcttcatcagatgacactcataggacttcatgttacacaatacatttatgttttgttcgataaagttcatatttatatccaaaaacctcagtatacattggcgcgttatgttaagtagttccaaaaacatctggtgattttgcagagagccacatcaatttccagaaatactcataataaacgttgatcaaagatacaagtgtAGTACTTGGAAtgttagatccacttctccttaatgcaaccgttgtgtcagatttcaaaaaagctttacggaaaaagcaaaccatgcaataatctgaggtcggcgctgagtgcccaatcaagacaaaaagatatccgccatattgtgcagtcaacagaagtcagaaataacattataaatattcacttacctttgatgatcttcatcagaatgcactcctaggaatcgcagttccacaataaatgtttgatttgttcgataatgtccatcatttatgtccaaataggtacttttgttagcgcgtttggtaaacaaatcaaaactcacgaagcgcgttcactagttgcagacaaaatgtcaaaaagttccgttacagtccgtagaaacatgtcaaacgatgtatagaatcaatctttaggatgtttttaacataaatcttcaataatgttccaaccggagaattcctttgtcttcagaaaaagcaaatggaacgggagctacctctcatgtgaaaagcactctggcactctgccagacctctgactcaatcccctctcattcagcccccctttgcagtagaagcctcaaacaagtttcttaagacggttgacatctagtggaagccttaggaagtgcaacatgaccaatatcccactgtatcttcaataggggctgagttgaaaaacgaccaacctcagatttcccacttcctggttgatttttttctcaggtttttgcctgccgtatgagttctgttttactcacagacctcattcaaacagttttagaaacttcagagtgttttctatccaatatgaataataatatgcatatattagcaactgggactgaggagcaggcagtttattctgggcacctctgggcaccttattcatccaagctactcaatactgcccccagccataagaagttaacaatgtgtgtgaatgagtgaaGGAACATAACAATGCACTCTGAGGGATAgcacagtaatgaaggaacataacaatGCACTCTGAGTGATAgcacagtaatgaaggaacataacaatGCACTCTGAGTGATAgcacagtaatgaaggaacatagcAATGCACTCTGAGTGATAgcacagtaatgaaggaacataacaatGCACTCTGAGTGATAGCaccgtaatgaaggaacataacaatGCACTCTGAGTGATAGtacagtaatgaaggaacataacaatGCACTCTGAGTGATAGCaccgtaatgaaggaacataacaatGCACTCTGAGTGATAgcacagtaatgaaggaacataacaatGCACTCTGAGTGATAgcacagtaatgaaggaacataacaatGCACTCTGAGTGATAgcacagtaatgaaggaacataacaatGCACTCTGAGTGATAgcacagtaatgaaggaacataacaatGCACTCTGAGTGATAGCaccgtaatgaaggaacataacaatGCACTCTGAGTGATAgcacagtaatgaaggaacataacaatGCACTCTGAGTGATAgcacagtaatgaaggaacataacaatGCACTCTGAGTGATAgcacagtaatgaaggaacatagcAATGCACTCTGAGTGATAgcacagtaatgaaggaacataacaatGCACTCTGAGTGATAgcacagtaatgaaggaacataacaatGCACTCTGAGTGATAgcacagtaatgaaggaacataacaatGCACTCTGAGTGATAgcacagtaatgaaggaacataacaatGCACTCTGAGTGATAgcacagtaatgaaggaacataacaatGCACTCTGAGTGATAgcacagtaatgaaggaacataacaatGCACTCTGAGTGATAgcacagtaatgaaggaacataacaatGCACTCTGAGTGATAgcacagtaatgaaggaacataacaatGCACTCTGAGTGATAgcacagtaatgaaggaacataacaatGCACTCTGAGTGATAgcacagtaatgaaggaacataacaatGCACTCTGAGTGATAGCaccgtaatgaaggaacataacaatGCACTCTGAGTGATAGCACAGTAATATGCCCTTGAGGTATAGGCTTTACCGGCATTTAAACAACAAGCTCTCAGTCTCACTtcagaattagacattcatccatgtttctcaaacgtcacatTTCGAAATGTTCaaagttaagtttaggcattaactctgaatggttaaggtaagggttaagttagGGAATTAACTCTGAATGTTTAATGTTCTGGATAgtcttaaaacaaaaataaataaaaagcacgTCTTTCTATCACTGGATTTAAACTTGCAAACTTTGgcatcagaggcagatgcttatgcCCATCCACCATCACCGTCCACAATACCCTGAAACTGAAACCTatttgaaggtaacagcgctcactgttgcccctagtggccagtttccacgtcatctcccaacgtcctcagacatggatggacgttgaatactgacttgtatcatgggtgacctggcTGCATTTGAAGTGCACTTCCGGGTTTTTCAATCATGAGTAAATCAAATTACGAGTATCAAGTGTGATTAAAACGGTTACTATTACGAATACGAGTATGATGAGATCGACGTGCCCCtacacatcacagacagacacagacagaaaccCCCAGGCCCAATTTGAGTGGCTACGTGAGTGTTTCCCATACCTCGCCATAGTGTGTATGTGTCCctccgtgtgtgtctgtgtgtgtgtgtgtctgtgtgtctgtgtgttaacaCTGGAGTGTGactcatacaaacacacatatgcTCTCCATGAGTCAACACGCTGCAGCCTGCCCATACACATTAATGACTCCCCATAAGTAGCTGGTGGTCAGCTGATGCAATGATACAGGAATGCATCCTGGACGGAAAGGAAGTACTTTAACAAtaagcaacacaaacacacctggagATGCCAAGGGTGTGGCACACTTGTCTGACAGTTATCCGACCTTCCATCAtaatccccctctttctctaccttggccccccttctccctttctcccctctttccAGTTGACCCAGTGGCGTCGGTTTGAGGAGGAGCACAACAACCCTAGTCAAATGGCGAAGTACTTCAGCAGCCCCAGTAAGAGTGTCCAGTCTGTCTACAGCCAGGATGAGATCTACTATCTCCTGGGAGAGAACAACTCCATGAAGATGCTCCTCAATGAGGTAGTCAGTGTGTGTAGGCGATGTAGTATTTTAACCCTCACTTGCCCTCTAATGGTTATTGAAGGTGGTGAATCTCCCCCTTACTGAATAAAAAGGTCCCTACATGGTCCTGTATTCAACATAATCTATGTGACTCCTCAACACTAGAATACATACCTACCTAAACTCATTTACTTTGTATTCTGAATACTCTTCTATTCATCACTAACTTTACATATAACCTTTAACCCTACACGCATGTCATTAAGTCATtaaggtccgtggggcgacgcacaattggcatagcgtcgtccgggttagggagggtttggccggtagggatatccttgtctcagtatgtaaaatgtaatgaaatgtaaaaaaaaataaaaaaaagtaataaaaggtatgcactctactgtaagtcgctctggataagagcgtctgctaaatgactaaaatgtaaatgtaaatgtagatttTAAAGCTTGTTGTTGTCATTTTGCAGAAGAATGCTGTGATTGACAGTCTGCAGGAGCAGGTGAACAACGCCAAAGACAAGCTACTGCGCCTCATGTCCAGTAGCCACCCCCACGAGGACCAGGAAATTGACTCTTCCACCACCAACCTCCACTCCTCATCCACCCAGACCATAGTTGTGCAGTCCGACTGCTCTCCAACTCCCCTGCCACACAGGGACATAGCAgaacctcccctctcttctcctcccttttcTTCACCTCCTCTGTCTGCTCCTCCCACTACTTCTGCTGTCTATACACCTCCTTCTgattctccctctgctcctctctctactcctcctccacctgccctctctcctcccccagggGATGGTGTGAGTGTGAAACAGTGGAGTGTAGAATTTGGTCAAGACATCCAGGGTGCAGGgatggagactgagacaaggTGGTGTAAGGTTGAGGGGACTGGGTCCCAGCAGCAGTGTGGAGGGGTGAGGTCTAACCTCCTAGTCACCCCTAAGCCCTCTGTCTTCTCCAGGAcaggagtcaggacaccagggaaGAGGGCAGGGACAAAAACCACACCCTCCTGTCAGTCAACCTATGTCACTTCCTCTTCCTATCTATTTCCTGTGGGAAAGTCGGAACCCTCGCGTTGCCATGGCCATCCCGTGTTGCCGTGGGTGACAAGCGTCAGGCCGGCAGGGTTTGTGAGCAGTGAGCATCTCCAGGAAATCCTCCGGGAACTGAGTGTGGTCCCTGTCATGGAAACGGCCCTCAGCTCACCCAATCACAGCAGGGGGATCAGGAGACCCACTCTGCCCTCCTCGACCGACCCCTCGgtccgctctcctctctccctccatgcccCTCGCACccatcatccccctctcctcttccgctACCCCAGTATCTCCCCCTACGTGATGAGGAAACGCAGACCTCCATTCCATCAACCCAGAGGGGGGCCTCCAccctgttactacccagggtCAGAGACTCCTCGCTGGGGAAGGAGGGATGCTGGATCCTTACAACTAGATAAGCACCCCTCAAAAACACAACCCCAGCTCGAGGCTGTTGGCACAGAGACCAGTCCCCTCCGCCCTGAAGACAGTGATTCAGAAGAATGGGAAGAGGCAGGGCATAGAGTAACAAATAGGTGTGGGAGGCGCGGCTCGAGGTGGGAGCACCGGCTACCACCCCCTCGAAAATGCTCCATCACCCCCTTCTCAGGACATACCCACCCAAGCCCTTCAAACGGGGATGGGGGCGGTGAGGGAGGGCTAGACCGAGACCGTGGCAGGGACTTGTATGGTTACTGGGACTCAGACTCCAGCAGCTCGGctgactactgctactaccaccgaCCCTACTGCGATGCCTGCCTGCCACACGGCTCCTACCCCTCCAGCGACAGCTCCTCCTCATACTCCTCGGACAGTGAGTACGGCGGCTTCGCCAGCCTCTGCCGCTCCACACACCCTGTGGTCAACTTCAAGGAAGACCTCAATCCCACCTTCGTATGAGCCTGTCTGGAGCCTCATTTGAATGGGTGCTGCGGAAGAATCATTCAAGTGGGATGATGTATGTTGTAATTTACTTTCAGTGGCCAGTTCACGGCAGAACAATTGAGTTTACACACTGTTGTAACGCTATTGAGAAGTAGTAAATTGAGCAAATTGTAAATTGAGTAAATTGATAGTATTTACAGTAGATCATATAGATTGTTACATGTTACAAAAAAGGACTTGATTTTATTTATCTGTTACCACATACAGTGAActccaaaagttttgggacagaGACACATGTTTAGttcttttggctctgtactccagcacttttaATTTGAAATTATATAATGACTAGGATGTTAAAGTGCCAAATGTCAGCTTTAATTTCAGgggattttcatccatatcgagtaaaccgtttagaaattacagcactttttgtacatagtccccatattttaggggaccaaaggtATAGagacattccaggtgaagctggttgagagaatgccgagagtttgcaaagctgtcatcaaggcaaatggtggctactttgaagaatctcaaatataacatatattttgatttgttaaacactctttttggttactacatgattacatatgtgttatgtcatagatttgatgtcttcactattattctacaatgtagaaaatagtaaaaataaagaaatacccttgaatgagtaggtgtgcccaaacttttgactggtactgtatgcattAAAGTAGTCCAATGATTACagcaagcttgtgactctacagaCTTTTGCTTTTTGTTTTtcttgtgtttcagattattttgtgcccaatagaaatgcatggtaaataatgtattgtgtcattttggagtcacttgtaAATAAGAGTAGAATGCTTctcaacacttctacattaatgtggatgctaccatgattgtgGATAGTCCTGAataaatcatgaataatgatgagtgagaaagttacagacatacaattatcatacccccaagacattctaacctctcaccattacaatgacAGGGTAGGCTGGCATTTTTCGTGGGGTATGATATTCGTGCAACT
The Salvelinus fontinalis isolate EN_2023a chromosome 23, ASM2944872v1, whole genome shotgun sequence genome window above contains:
- the LOC129821033 gene encoding probable G-protein coupled receptor 156; this translates as MESERNCSSFCDSRLCLIHPGVNTQKGLEILQRLCTLSTMGRELQRRSLSPVLCAVVWTMLSCGILLAFCFLLFTLRFKNNRIVKMSSPNLNVLTLCGSILTYSSGFLFAFEERIHLQGAGARAILQARIWTLCLGSTLVFVPILGKTWRLYRVFTQRVPDKRVIIRDIQLMGLVSLLILVDLLVLTAWSLTDPVKCARSIGAVVKVVERDMSYSLSQLDSCSSLYSDLWHILLVVMKGGLLLYGTYLAGLTSNVSLPPVNQSPTIMTAVSLVTLSTAVAVPVSRFLQAWPNVVYSMVAGAIFICTLATNCMLFVPQLTQWRRFEEEHNNPSQMAKYFSSPSKSVQSVYSQDEIYYLLGENNSMKMLLNEKNAVIDSLQEQVNNAKDKLLRLMSSSHPHEDQEIDSSTTNLHSSSTQTIVVQSDCSPTPLPHRDIAEPPLSSPPFSSPPLSAPPTTSAVYTPPSDSPSAPLSTPPPPALSPPPGDGVSVKQWSVEFGQDIQGAGMETETRWCKVEGTGSQQQCGGVRSNLLVTPKPSVFSRTGVRTPGKRAGTKTTPSCQSTYVTSSSYLFPVGKSEPSRCHGHPVLPWVTSVRPAGFVSSEHLQEILRELSVVPVMETALSSPNHSRGIRRPTLPSSTDPSVRSPLSLHAPRTHHPPLLFRYPSISPYVMRKRRPPFHQPRGGPPPCYYPGSETPRWGRRDAGSLQLDKHPSKTQPQLEAVGTETSPLRPEDSDSEEWEEAGHRVTNRCGRRGSRWEHRLPPPRKCSITPFSGHTHPSPSNGDGGGEGGLDRDRGRDLYGYWDSDSSSSADYCYYHRPYCDACLPHGSYPSSDSSSSYSSDSEYGGFASLCRSTHPVVNFKEDLNPTFV